In Deltaproteobacteria bacterium, a genomic segment contains:
- a CDS encoding amino acid ABC transporter substrate-binding protein, with product MRPSIAISLAILVSIALCAGALGQDVITVVGNNAPPYRIIQQNQFSGIYFDAMKEIAKRIGVKARFIEVPFKRALLLMKQGRADVMLGPNRTPEREKYLIYTEAYFPPEYKAFYVRPDSPEIGGYDDLKGKKIAVDLGKAYFPRFDRDKKLKKVVCPNYMVAINRVRSKKADVVIMPEREGDYLLKKLNIRLKKSSYVAPGRKSYITISRKSTVVAIQKKIEDAMKQMIADGTMEKILNRYR from the coding sequence TTGCGACCATCGATAGCTATAAGCCTTGCAATCCTGGTATCGATCGCCCTTTGTGCGGGCGCGCTTGGACAAGACGTGATTACGGTCGTCGGTAACAACGCTCCCCCGTACAGGATCATCCAACAGAATCAATTCTCCGGGATATACTTCGATGCGATGAAGGAGATCGCGAAAAGAATCGGAGTGAAGGCCAGGTTCATCGAGGTTCCCTTCAAGCGCGCCCTGCTTCTCATGAAGCAGGGAAGAGCCGACGTCATGCTGGGGCCTAACAGAACTCCGGAGCGGGAAAAATATCTGATCTACACCGAGGCGTACTTCCCACCCGAGTACAAGGCATTCTATGTCCGTCCCGACTCCCCCGAAATCGGGGGTTACGATGATCTGAAGGGCAAGAAAATCGCCGTCGATCTCGGGAAAGCGTATTTCCCCCGATTCGATAGAGACAAGAAGCTGAAGAAGGTAGTCTGCCCCAACTATATGGTTGCCATAAACAGGGTCAGGAGCAAGAAAGCCGACGTCGTCATCATGCCTGAGCGGGAAGGCGACTACCTGCTCAAGAAACTAAACATTCGACTGAAGAAATCTTCATACGTCGCTCCAGGACGGAAATCGTACATCACCATATCACGGAAGTCCACGGTCGTCGCGATTCAAAAAAAAATCGAAGACGCCATGAAACAGATGATCGCCGACGGCACCATGGAGAAAATACTCAATCGGTACAGATGA